A section of the Bacillus pumilus genome encodes:
- a CDS encoding DUF1093 domain-containing protein, which yields MNKFALILFLVILGMASFGGYYLFSDQGYYKTNDYYIYNTEDPKIKHETNDQGKSIKYYIYEVSGYKDGKSENLKVSLLNPIKKNQAYLVKWEERRSIVSKIEETSKSNFEKNKNP from the coding sequence ATGAATAAGTTTGCATTAATATTATTTTTAGTTATTTTAGGAATGGCATCATTCGGAGGGTATTATTTATTTTCTGATCAAGGTTACTATAAAACAAATGATTATTATATTTATAATACTGAAGACCCTAAAATAAAACATGAGACAAATGATCAAGGGAAGTCAATCAAGTATTATATTTATGAAGTATCAGGTTATAAAGATGGTAAGAGTGAAAATCTTAAAGTGAGCTTATTGAATCCAATTAAGAAGAATCAAGCATACCTTGTTAAATGGGAAGAAAGAAGGTCTATAGTAAGTAAGATTGAAGAAACATCTAAGTCTAATTTTGAAAAAAATAAGAATCCATAA
- a CDS encoding YdcF family protein codes for MDIWLILFLWFLFILSVISLILSILYDRRNMINGFLVITSVVLFPFSLISLLGKVSIIPILGVLLLVILMVFYLSFLWWFLPFLLYNGIKVRKLEGKKFANSLTLIVLVSLILYIVCIAILNNYQYIREVGFISIGITIVYTYFIVHIIVFVNTYFLQKLPIIERPDFIVVLGSGLINDKVPPLLASRIDKAIEIRNKYENNESIKIIFSGGQGEDESLPEGKAMANYAKQKGLNDNVIIEETRSKTTEENILYSKDIMSRLSKNYKAVLVSSNFHILRASLIAKEMGLKIYGYGSKTKLYFWINAFIREYVAIISMKKRQHSLIIGIVMISTILAVLISIIARVIY; via the coding sequence ATGGATATATGGCTGATTTTATTTTTATGGTTTCTATTTATATTATCAGTAATCAGTTTAATACTATCAATATTGTATGATCGAAGAAATATGATTAACGGTTTTTTAGTAATAACCTCCGTAGTTTTATTTCCCTTTAGCCTCATCTCATTGCTGGGTAAAGTTTCTATAATCCCCATTCTAGGCGTACTTTTACTAGTTATCCTTATGGTCTTCTATTTAAGTTTTTTATGGTGGTTTTTACCTTTTCTTTTATATAATGGAATCAAAGTAAGGAAATTAGAAGGTAAAAAGTTTGCAAATAGCTTAACATTAATCGTTTTAGTTAGTTTAATCTTATATATAGTATGTATTGCGATTTTAAATAATTATCAGTATATTAGGGAGGTAGGGTTTATTAGTATTGGAATTACAATCGTTTATACATATTTTATAGTACATATTATAGTTTTTGTAAATACATATTTTTTGCAAAAGTTACCTATAATTGAACGGCCTGATTTTATTGTTGTCTTAGGTAGTGGCTTAATAAATGATAAAGTACCCCCTTTACTAGCAAGTAGAATTGATAAAGCTATAGAAATCCGTAACAAATATGAGAATAATGAAAGTATTAAAATAATATTTTCTGGCGGCCAGGGAGAAGATGAAAGTTTACCCGAAGGGAAAGCAATGGCAAACTATGCTAAACAAAAAGGTTTAAATGATAATGTCATAATAGAAGAAACACGCTCTAAAACAACGGAAGAAAACATTCTTTATTCAAAAGATATAATGAGTAGATTGAGTAAAAACTATAAGGCTGTACTAGTATCGAGTAATTTCCATATATTGAGAGCGTCTTTAATAGCTAAAGAAATGGGTTTAAAAATATATGGTTATGGTTCTAAGACAAAGCTTTATTTTTGGATAAATGCCTTTATAAGAGAGTATGTAGCTATTATAAGTATGAAGAAGCGACAACATTCATTAATTATTGGTATAGTTATGATCTCAACAATTTTAGCTGTTTTAATAAGTATAATAGCAAGAGTTATATATTAA